The Acropora muricata isolate sample 2 chromosome 5, ASM3666990v1, whole genome shotgun sequence genome includes a window with the following:
- the LOC136916003 gene encoding patched domain-containing protein 3-like isoform X1, which produces MECIDVFNPLTFNENEAFGSEQNFHMDRLCKLSAPVIVNSHAVNSDPQKKQDSVSSTRQAWPHLLPSATRTKALAHAMSDENIESNVKEAFVVQANGRRNKTNKTVKERERSCCKHRFNPCYQWSVLCGWFVQLLQFCVGKLGEKVAKHPIVTLLLCILFVAFCSVGFIRLKAESRTEKLFIPQKSRSFDDLDKAEKFFPMKVRKAGMILVGGKKHRNVLEPDCLEEAFSMHSQILQLKCYSDYCLTLTGHKADSLDECVTTNPFDIFRQKNFSNKTLVDIQLEVTMARGNTSMMMANGQIFAHNFKQIFGGVKIGRNSLIEEARALQLYYYFRDPTNDDASTKMLKWEQTYLDKASSFASSCFEVYYESERSTDDAIAENSAADITLVSITFTVMISFACLMLSKFKNPLTGHMLLAGTGVLSVSLGILVGMGLATWSGVTFVSMVGVVPYLVISIGIDSMFILVDEMDRIPRHIGMIQTIKEVMSRTGATITMTTTTDLVAFAVSTSTSFPAIRYFCAYAALAITFSYLLMITFFVAFMSFDILRIKARRRDCLPICLAPPELQNAPFDEPLPPISSRIMNRWAKLLTFPVSKVVVVLLSFGLLGVGIYGTTKVDERFDRRMLAKDDSPLLKFLDMQEKYYEMDIPVSIVLSGDVKYEDSIIQEEIRQLSTIVEENKHYRKNSSSWMEALAKFAQLQNKSIIGPNFMPTLKFFLNIPQFSGFKQDVKLSANESHVIASRIIAFMKNNPTSTFQKNAMLTIRDDLAKKSPLNVTPITRVFIFFEQYAIIGKETLWNLLIAALAVLIVTSIFLVDCLVTLLVVGNFVALVVELFGLMYFWDVSLNGVSMITLVMAIGFAVDYSAHIAHAFVMSKEETANKRVVDAVSTLGASVFMGGFSTFLGMFVLLFASAEIYRIFFRMFMGIVVFGLFHGLCILPVQLSFLNWKQEVSLDKHCTEHMADDAEVDQNPQ; this is translated from the exons ATGGAG TGCATTGATGTGTTTAACCCTTTGACATTCAACGAAAATGAAGCCTTCGGAAGTGAACAAAACTTCCACATGGACCGTTTGTGCAAATTGTCGGCCCCGGTTATTGTAAATTCTCACGCAG TTAACTCAGATCCTCAGAAGAAACAAGACTCAGTTAGTTCTACCAGGCAGGCTTGGCCCCACTTACTTCCTTCAGCGACGAGAACGAAAGCTCTTGCACATGCAATGAGCGACGAAAACATTGAAAGTAACGTGAAAGAAGCCTTTGTAGTCCAAGCTAATGGCCGTAGAAATAAGACGAACAAAACAGTTAAAGAAAGAGAACG ATCCTGCTGCAAGCACCGCTTCAATCCGTGTTACCAGTGGTCAGTCCTATGTGGTTGGTTTGTTCAGTTGCTTCAATTCTGCGTTGGTAAGCTTGGTGAAAAGGTAGCAAAACACCCTATTGTAACCTTGCTTCTCTGTATTTTGTTCGTCGCTTTTTGTTCCGTGGGATTTATAAGGCTCAAGGCGGAAAGCAGGACAGAGAAACTCTTCATTCCCCAAAAGAGCAGATCCTTCGACGATTTAGACAAGGCAGAGAAGTTCTTCCCAATGAAAGTTCGTAAGGCGGGAATGATTTTAGTCGGTGGTAAAAAGCATCGTAATGTTCTTGAGCCAGATTGCCTAGAAGAAGCTTTCAGTATGCACAGTCAGATTTTGCAGTTAAAGTGCTATTCGGACTACTGTTTGACTCTGACTGGACATAAAGCAGATTCACTTGACGAATGTGTGACAACAAATCCGTTCGACATCTTTCGCCAGAAGAATTTTAGCAATAAGACTTTAGTTGATATCCAACTAGAGGTAACGATGGCGCGTGGGAACACCAGTATGATGATGGCAAACGGACAGATTTTTGCTCATAACTTCAAGCAGATTTTCGGTGGAGTAAAAATAGGGCGGAATTCTTTAATAGAGGAAGCCCGTGCATTGCAACTGTACTACTATTTCAGAGACCCAACCAACGATGATGCGAGTACGAAAATGTTAAAATGGGAGCAAACTTACCTGGATAAGGCTTCCTCTTTTGCCTCGTCCTGCTTTGAAGTCTACTATGAATCAGAAAGAAGCACAGACGACGCTATCGCAGAAAACAGCGCCGCAGATATTACTCTTGTCTCAATCACGTTCACAGTGATGATTTCATTCGCTTGTCTAATGCTCAGCAAATTTAAAAATCCCTTGACTGGCCACATGCTGCTTGCGGGCACGGGTGTGTTGTCTGTTTCCCTGGGGATCTTGGTGGGAATGGGCTTGGCCACATGGAGTGGGGTAACCTTTGTTAGTATGGTTGGGGTTGTTCCTTACCTGGTTATAAGTATAGGCATAGACAGTATGTTCATTCTTGTTGACGAAATGGACCGGATACCTCGCCATATTGGTATGATCCAGACTATCAAAGAAGTGATGTCAAGGACTGGAGCGACAATTACCATGACAACTACGACTGATTTGGTCGCATTTGCAGTCAGTACATCGACATCATTTCCAGCCATTAG ataCTTTTGTGCCTACGCCGCCTTAGCGATTACGTTCTCTTACTTATTGATGATAACGTTTTTTGTTGCGTTTATGTCATTTGACATACTTCGCATAAAGGCTAGGCGTAGAGACTGTCTTCCAATCTGCCTGGCACCACCTGAGCTCCAAAACGCGCCTTTCGATGAACCACTCCCACCAATTTCATCTCGGATCATGAACCGGTGGGCGAAATTACTTACTTTCCCGGTCtccaaagttgttgttgttttattatcGTTTGGGCTCCTAGGCGTGGGAATATACGGAACAACCAAGGTTGATGAAAG GTTTGACAGAAGAATGTTAGCGAAAGACGACTCCCCTCTCTTGAAATTTCTCGATATGCAAGAGAAGTATTACGAAATGGATATTCCAGTCAGTATCGTGCTTTCAGGTGATGTGAAATACGAGGACAGCATCATCCAAGAAGAAATAAGGCAACTGTCAACGATTGTTGAAGAGAATAAACACTACCGCAAGAATTCTTCGTCTTGGATGGAAGCTTTGGCGAAATTCGCTCAGCTGCAAAATAAGAGCATTATTGGACCTAATTTTATGCCCACGTTAAAGTTCTTTCTCAACATTCCACAGTTCTCCGGTTTTAAACAAGACGTTAAGTTATCAGCTAATGAAAGTCATGTCATTGCTTCTCGCATCATCGCCTTCATGAAAAACAATCCGACATCGACATTTCAGAAAAATGCCATGTTGACAATCCGCGATGACCTAGCGAAAAAGTCTCCCCTTAATGTAACTCCAATCACCAGAGTTTTTATCTTCTTTGAACAGTATGCTATTATCGGAAAGGAGACGCTATGGAACCTCTTAATAGCGGCTCTGGCGGTGCTCATAGTCACCTCCATCTTCTTAGTTGATTGTCTCGTGACGTTACTTGTTGTGGGTAATTTTGTTGCCCTTGTTGTGGAACTGTTTGGTCTGATGTACTTCTGGGATGTTTCCCTGAATGGTGTTTCAATGATTACCCTTGTAATGGCTATTGGATTTGCAGTGGATTACAGTGCGCACATTGCGCATGCGTTTGTCATGTCCAAGGAAGAAACTGCTAACAAGCGTGTTGTTGATGCCGTCAGCACACTTGGTGCAAGTGTTTTTATGGGAG GTTTCAGCACCTTTCTCGGGATGTTCGTGCTCCTCTTCGCCTCGGCGGAGATTTATCGGATTTTCTTTCGGATGTTCATGGGCATAGTGGTGTTTGGGCTTTTCCACGGCCTGTGCATCCTGCCGGTGCAATTGTCTTTCTTGAACTGGAAGCAAGAAGTATCTTTGGATAAGCACTGTACAGAACATATGGCTGATGACGCGGAGGTCGATCAGAATCCACAGTGA
- the LOC136916003 gene encoding patched domain-containing protein 3-like isoform X2 translates to MDRLCKLSAPVIVNSHAVNSDPQKKQDSVSSTRQAWPHLLPSATRTKALAHAMSDENIESNVKEAFVVQANGRRNKTNKTVKERERSCCKHRFNPCYQWSVLCGWFVQLLQFCVGKLGEKVAKHPIVTLLLCILFVAFCSVGFIRLKAESRTEKLFIPQKSRSFDDLDKAEKFFPMKVRKAGMILVGGKKHRNVLEPDCLEEAFSMHSQILQLKCYSDYCLTLTGHKADSLDECVTTNPFDIFRQKNFSNKTLVDIQLEVTMARGNTSMMMANGQIFAHNFKQIFGGVKIGRNSLIEEARALQLYYYFRDPTNDDASTKMLKWEQTYLDKASSFASSCFEVYYESERSTDDAIAENSAADITLVSITFTVMISFACLMLSKFKNPLTGHMLLAGTGVLSVSLGILVGMGLATWSGVTFVSMVGVVPYLVISIGIDSMFILVDEMDRIPRHIGMIQTIKEVMSRTGATITMTTTTDLVAFAVSTSTSFPAIRYFCAYAALAITFSYLLMITFFVAFMSFDILRIKARRRDCLPICLAPPELQNAPFDEPLPPISSRIMNRWAKLLTFPVSKVVVVLLSFGLLGVGIYGTTKVDERFDRRMLAKDDSPLLKFLDMQEKYYEMDIPVSIVLSGDVKYEDSIIQEEIRQLSTIVEENKHYRKNSSSWMEALAKFAQLQNKSIIGPNFMPTLKFFLNIPQFSGFKQDVKLSANESHVIASRIIAFMKNNPTSTFQKNAMLTIRDDLAKKSPLNVTPITRVFIFFEQYAIIGKETLWNLLIAALAVLIVTSIFLVDCLVTLLVVGNFVALVVELFGLMYFWDVSLNGVSMITLVMAIGFAVDYSAHIAHAFVMSKEETANKRVVDAVSTLGASVFMGGFSTFLGMFVLLFASAEIYRIFFRMFMGIVVFGLFHGLCILPVQLSFLNWKQEVSLDKHCTEHMADDAEVDQNPQ, encoded by the exons ATGGACCGTTTGTGCAAATTGTCGGCCCCGGTTATTGTAAATTCTCACGCAG TTAACTCAGATCCTCAGAAGAAACAAGACTCAGTTAGTTCTACCAGGCAGGCTTGGCCCCACTTACTTCCTTCAGCGACGAGAACGAAAGCTCTTGCACATGCAATGAGCGACGAAAACATTGAAAGTAACGTGAAAGAAGCCTTTGTAGTCCAAGCTAATGGCCGTAGAAATAAGACGAACAAAACAGTTAAAGAAAGAGAACG ATCCTGCTGCAAGCACCGCTTCAATCCGTGTTACCAGTGGTCAGTCCTATGTGGTTGGTTTGTTCAGTTGCTTCAATTCTGCGTTGGTAAGCTTGGTGAAAAGGTAGCAAAACACCCTATTGTAACCTTGCTTCTCTGTATTTTGTTCGTCGCTTTTTGTTCCGTGGGATTTATAAGGCTCAAGGCGGAAAGCAGGACAGAGAAACTCTTCATTCCCCAAAAGAGCAGATCCTTCGACGATTTAGACAAGGCAGAGAAGTTCTTCCCAATGAAAGTTCGTAAGGCGGGAATGATTTTAGTCGGTGGTAAAAAGCATCGTAATGTTCTTGAGCCAGATTGCCTAGAAGAAGCTTTCAGTATGCACAGTCAGATTTTGCAGTTAAAGTGCTATTCGGACTACTGTTTGACTCTGACTGGACATAAAGCAGATTCACTTGACGAATGTGTGACAACAAATCCGTTCGACATCTTTCGCCAGAAGAATTTTAGCAATAAGACTTTAGTTGATATCCAACTAGAGGTAACGATGGCGCGTGGGAACACCAGTATGATGATGGCAAACGGACAGATTTTTGCTCATAACTTCAAGCAGATTTTCGGTGGAGTAAAAATAGGGCGGAATTCTTTAATAGAGGAAGCCCGTGCATTGCAACTGTACTACTATTTCAGAGACCCAACCAACGATGATGCGAGTACGAAAATGTTAAAATGGGAGCAAACTTACCTGGATAAGGCTTCCTCTTTTGCCTCGTCCTGCTTTGAAGTCTACTATGAATCAGAAAGAAGCACAGACGACGCTATCGCAGAAAACAGCGCCGCAGATATTACTCTTGTCTCAATCACGTTCACAGTGATGATTTCATTCGCTTGTCTAATGCTCAGCAAATTTAAAAATCCCTTGACTGGCCACATGCTGCTTGCGGGCACGGGTGTGTTGTCTGTTTCCCTGGGGATCTTGGTGGGAATGGGCTTGGCCACATGGAGTGGGGTAACCTTTGTTAGTATGGTTGGGGTTGTTCCTTACCTGGTTATAAGTATAGGCATAGACAGTATGTTCATTCTTGTTGACGAAATGGACCGGATACCTCGCCATATTGGTATGATCCAGACTATCAAAGAAGTGATGTCAAGGACTGGAGCGACAATTACCATGACAACTACGACTGATTTGGTCGCATTTGCAGTCAGTACATCGACATCATTTCCAGCCATTAG ataCTTTTGTGCCTACGCCGCCTTAGCGATTACGTTCTCTTACTTATTGATGATAACGTTTTTTGTTGCGTTTATGTCATTTGACATACTTCGCATAAAGGCTAGGCGTAGAGACTGTCTTCCAATCTGCCTGGCACCACCTGAGCTCCAAAACGCGCCTTTCGATGAACCACTCCCACCAATTTCATCTCGGATCATGAACCGGTGGGCGAAATTACTTACTTTCCCGGTCtccaaagttgttgttgttttattatcGTTTGGGCTCCTAGGCGTGGGAATATACGGAACAACCAAGGTTGATGAAAG GTTTGACAGAAGAATGTTAGCGAAAGACGACTCCCCTCTCTTGAAATTTCTCGATATGCAAGAGAAGTATTACGAAATGGATATTCCAGTCAGTATCGTGCTTTCAGGTGATGTGAAATACGAGGACAGCATCATCCAAGAAGAAATAAGGCAACTGTCAACGATTGTTGAAGAGAATAAACACTACCGCAAGAATTCTTCGTCTTGGATGGAAGCTTTGGCGAAATTCGCTCAGCTGCAAAATAAGAGCATTATTGGACCTAATTTTATGCCCACGTTAAAGTTCTTTCTCAACATTCCACAGTTCTCCGGTTTTAAACAAGACGTTAAGTTATCAGCTAATGAAAGTCATGTCATTGCTTCTCGCATCATCGCCTTCATGAAAAACAATCCGACATCGACATTTCAGAAAAATGCCATGTTGACAATCCGCGATGACCTAGCGAAAAAGTCTCCCCTTAATGTAACTCCAATCACCAGAGTTTTTATCTTCTTTGAACAGTATGCTATTATCGGAAAGGAGACGCTATGGAACCTCTTAATAGCGGCTCTGGCGGTGCTCATAGTCACCTCCATCTTCTTAGTTGATTGTCTCGTGACGTTACTTGTTGTGGGTAATTTTGTTGCCCTTGTTGTGGAACTGTTTGGTCTGATGTACTTCTGGGATGTTTCCCTGAATGGTGTTTCAATGATTACCCTTGTAATGGCTATTGGATTTGCAGTGGATTACAGTGCGCACATTGCGCATGCGTTTGTCATGTCCAAGGAAGAAACTGCTAACAAGCGTGTTGTTGATGCCGTCAGCACACTTGGTGCAAGTGTTTTTATGGGAG GTTTCAGCACCTTTCTCGGGATGTTCGTGCTCCTCTTCGCCTCGGCGGAGATTTATCGGATTTTCTTTCGGATGTTCATGGGCATAGTGGTGTTTGGGCTTTTCCACGGCCTGTGCATCCTGCCGGTGCAATTGTCTTTCTTGAACTGGAAGCAAGAAGTATCTTTGGATAAGCACTGTACAGAACATATGGCTGATGACGCGGAGGTCGATCAGAATCCACAGTGA